Below is a genomic region from Anabas testudineus chromosome 13, fAnaTes1.2, whole genome shotgun sequence.
acattttagattCTATCACCTGTGTGCGATGTCAGCCTGAATTCTGGTCCAATGAGAGAAGAGATGCCTGTGTAaagaaggaagcagagtttctatcatatgaagaaattatgggagcactgctcactgcagcatctttatttggaacatgcatgactgctgttgtagcattcatcttcttcagatacaggaaaactcctattgtcagggccaacaactctgagctgagcttcctgctgctcttctccttgactctgtgtttcctgtgttctctgacctttatcggccgaccctctgagtggtcctgcatgctgagacacacagcattcggcatcaccttcgtcctctgtatctcttgtgttcttgggaaaactatggtggtgttaatggccttcagggcttcacttccaggcagtaatgtgatgaaatggtttggaccaacacagcagagactcagtgttcTGGCTTTCACTCTCATCCAGGTTGTAATATGTATCCTCTGGTTAACAATTTCTCCTCCATTTCCATTTAGAAATTTAAAGGAactcaaagacaaaatcatcttaGAATGTGCTCTGGGTTCAACTGTAGGATTTTGGGCTGTACTTGGGTACATAGGCCTTctggcctctttctgtttcattcttgcttttctggctcggaaactacctgataacttcaatgaggccaaatttatcaccttcagcatgttgatcttctgtgcagtgtggatcacttttattccagcttatgtcagctctcctgggaagttcagtgttgctgtggagatatttgctattctggcctccagttttggactgttaatttgtatttttattccaaaatgttacattatcttactgagaccagagaagaatacaaaaaagaatatgatgGGAAAAGGAGCACCAAAGCCAATCTGAAATCTTCAATAAATATACtcaaaatatagtaaatattcaAGTTGCATTTTAATTGTTGCACAGTAAAACATACTGTCACCTGTGTTAATTTTATTGCATGCATGGATTGTATGACTACAATATTTTCAGTTATGTTTTCCACTGTATATAATTGTTTGTAGTGATATATCATATGTGATGTCAGCACTGTAAGACAATGTAATATTCAGTCATATGTAAGTACAAATAGCCTTCTGGTTCCATTGTTGTTTAGACATTCAGAAAGAGGTTTTCCATTTGAACAGGCTGCTTTTAGGATCTTTCTAACTGTTTGAAGTCATAGAATTAAGGTCACTGTAGAATCTCTTATTTAGCCTTCTCTAGTGTCACTTGCTCTTGCTGTTATATCTTGCAATGTAAGTCCCATTTACAAAATCCTGGAGGGACTGTGCTAGGCTCAGGCAAACAAAGGAAGACAAGTTTAGAGAAGTAGAAACAGTGAAATAGAATCAGATGCATTGACCAGACACTGAAGTCAACATTGTTCCCTCCTCTCCATTCAGGACAGGTCAGTCTTATAGTTGTCCTTTCAAGTGcaatttgctgtgttttttaacaaactGTCTGTCAAAAGTcatctaataaataaaaccacaatgcaTTAATATACTGAGATAAACTTtgactgttctgttttttctgtgagATGAGAGTGGCTAAAATGAATGAAGTCAAAGTGCTTATTAATGTTACCGCACAACCAAACCACATTAGCTTTAAGGTCACATCTTAATCCAGTTGACCTCTGTTAGTTGCTTATAACtacttattttgttttgtttttttattattatttgtaaattTGAATGATTcattgattgatttattaaaatattccAAATTGATGCATCGTGCCGTTTCTCATGTCATTGTCTAACTTTTTCTGTGCTGAAAAACACATCTTCTGGCAACTTTCTGCTAGCCGATTGCTGATCCCtgttatacagtacagtttttaAGCATAGGCAGGCCTCagcttattttaaaacatttctcagaAAACCGAAAAAGCTAATTTGAGAATGGGAATACCAAAATACCAAAACTTGAGAAGAGCTGTATGTGGCAAAATGCGGAGGATTTGAGTTTGCACAGCCCATAACGCCACATTCAGTCTCATTTTCACTGGATTTATAAGAAAATTGCCAAAATTGccaaaatgttaatttttgtacttttaagAACTAACTAAGCATCAATCCCAATATTAATCTAAGTAAAATACTGTTATATCATATCATCCACAGTCTAACCATAGAGTGTGTCTAAGAGGTAAGTAAGCATTAAATGTTGTACACAGTGTAAATGCCCTTAAGGCAATTCTGTCATTTGTAAAAAAGGACTgtttaaaaacaacttaatgaCCACAGCTGAAGTTCTCTCCATCTACGAAGATGCTATATTCATCAAATCTAAATCAAAAATGAACAACAGTTTATATCAACAGGCTCAACAAAAGTAAATAGAGGAACTGTTGCTTAGTTGGTAAAGCAGTCACCCATACAGGCCTCCACACAGGGTAGGCAGTTTATATTCCAGTTTTAAAGCGAGTccttatatttttaaatataagtgCGTTGTGTTTATTATACAGTTTATAATTATGCTAGTTTGTGCTATTATTATATAATTCCCTAAATGGTTAATGCCACACTGCTATGAGCCTGTAGAtatctctctccttcctctcatgCAACTTGTagatttatagaaaataaatagcaCAGTTTTATTGTTGGAAGAGTTTTCTGGTGAtccaaaatgtataaatatgaaCCCAAGTCTCTGATCTACATCAAGGCACATATGATTCCGCCCCACAGTTTATTTCTCTCAGACAGTATGACATCCCCACAGAAGTGGCCGGAATGGGGCTGGGCACTTTTACACTTGTTGTTGGTGGCTTCTTTCTCTCAAGCAGAGGAGCTTGTGTGCAGGCAGAGCGGGGATCTTGAGAACCCCCTGTTATCCACACATGGTGACATCATATTGGGGGGAATCTTCTCTTTCCACAGCAGctggaaagacagacaggaaacctaCAAACACAGACCACTGCCACTGGAATGCACCAGGTACAGATACAAGGCAGGTATAAATGTTTATCAAACTGATGCAGTATTTAATCAtgaaagataaaatattaaactagtgtattaaaacttaaatttagtattttattttaggttgAAATTCTGCTGAAATTTTGCTAccacaaataattaaaactatgtgCATCAAGCTTGAATTTCAGAGATTTCCAGATTGCCCAGGCTATGCTTTTTGCCATTGAGGAAATTAATAACAGCACAGACCTATTACCTGGCATCTCTCTGggatataaaatgtatgatacATGTGGCTCCATAGCCAGAAGTGTGAAGGTTGCACTGGCCTTGGCTAATGGTAATGAAGCTGTGTCTGCACTCTCTGAGGCTCCATTGTACTCAGATCTACACAAGTGCAGGCAATTATGGGAGAAACCTCTTCCTCTCCTAGTGTAGCTATAGCTACTGTCATCGGACCCTTTCATATCCCACTGGTGGGTAAGATTAGTACAACTATGAAGAATATTGAAATTGACATTTAaatttgactttgtgttttaggttttacatctctatctttattttttagatCAGCCACTTTGCCACCTGTGCTTGTCTCAGTGACAAAACCAAGTACCCGTCCTTCCTCAGAACTATACCCAGTGACTATTATCAGAGCAGAGCCCTGGCCCAGTTGGTCAAGCACTTTGGTTGGACTTGGGTTGGAGCTATAAGAAGCAATAATGATTATGGCAATAATGGTATAGCTATATTcacagaaactgcacagcagCTGGGAATCTGTCTTGAGTATTCTGTATCTTTCTTTAGAACAGATCcaccaaacaaaatacagaagatAATTGACATTATTAAACTCTCCACTTCCAAGGTTATTGTTGCTTTCCTCGCCCACTTGGATTTGGATGTACTAATGTACAAGTTCTCTCAACATAATCTGACTGGGTACCAGTGGGTAGGTACAGAAGCCTGGATTTTTGATTCCCAAACTGCAGAAATGGATAAGCAGCACATTCTGGATGGTGCCATAGGCCTGTCTATACCCAGAGCACATGTCAGTGGCTTTAGAGAGTTTATATTAGATGTGAAGCCAGTCAATTTATTGGAGAACACCATGTTAGCAGAGTTCTGGGAGGCATTATTTAACTGTAAGGTCAAACAGTCAAATATATCAAGAGAGAATGAGAGTGAATGTACTGGACATGAAGATCTGAGTGGTTTGCAACACAGCTTTGTTGATATGTCACTTATGgcaatatttaataatgtctATAAAGGAGTCTTTGCTGTAGCTCATGCACTTCATAGAATTCTTGGATGTAACAAAACATGTAACTCCAATGTACAGCTAGATCCATTCATTGTGAGTAAATACTTAAATACCTACTTTCTATTTGCAAAAAGTTGCAAAACAACTATGATTTTTAACAATAAACTATTACAATCCATCATGTCATATTTTTTTAGATTCTACAGCACATAAGAAATATTCATTTCAGaacaaaggaaggagaagaagtttactttaatgagaATGGAGACCCACCAGCAAAGTATGAAATTATAAACTGGCAGCCAACAGAAAATGGTGTTGTGGACTTTGTCACAGTTGGTCTTTATGAtgcatctttacctgcagacaaacagctgagtcTGAAAAATAAGTCCTTAGTTTGGCCACAGAACTCAAAACAGGTAGACTTATGACAGCATTATGACACATTAACTACATATTACAAAGTAAacagtttttagtttaaatgtgaGTATTTATACAGTTTTCTCATAGTGATGTTGTTGTGGCAGGTTCCTgtgtcagtttgcagtgagaaatGTCCCCCAGGAACTCGCAAGGTTCTCCAGAAAGGAAagcctgtctgctgctatgactgtataagatgtgcagagggagaaataagcAACACTACAGGTCTAGTAATACTTAATGCAAGGTTTTTACTTTAGTGAAGCACAAAACTGTCATTCTCACATACAAGTCTTAACAAATTGAATCATTTTACAAGTGATTTACAAGTGAGGCACAAGTTAATTTTTAACTAAGGATTACACTACAATCTATAATAATTCTAGCTCTCACAAGAAGATACTCTGTtctaattgaatttaatttccTGGTCAGCTATCTTGTATTTGCATATAACTGatgcaaaaagaaatgtgaaatcaaaatACTTAACAAGTTTAActtctgctttaaaaaatatatttttcagatTCTATCACCTGTGTGCAATGTCAGCCTGAATTCTGGTCCAATGACAGAAGAGATGCCTGTGTAaagaaggaagcagagtttctatcatatgaagaaattatgggagcactgctcactgcatcatctttatttggaacatGCATGACTGCTATTGTatcattcatcttcttcagacacaggaaaactcctattgtcagggccaacaactctgaactgagcttcctgctgctcttctccttgactctgtgtttcctgtgttctctgacATTTATCGGCCGACCCTCTGAGTGGTcctgcatgctgagacacacagcattcggcatcacctttgtcctctgtatctcttgtgttctggggaaaactatggtggtgttaatggccttcaaggcttcacttccaggcagtaatgtgatgaaatggtttggaccaacacagcagagactcagtgttcTGGCTTTCACTCTCATCCAGGTTGTGATATGTATCCTCTGGTTAacaatttctcctccttttccatttagGAATTTGAAGGAactcaaagacaaaatcatcttaGAATGTGCTCTGGGTTCAACTGTAGGATTTTGGGCTGTACTTGGGTACATAGGCCTTctggcctctttctgtttcattcttgcttttctggctcggaaactacctgataacttcaatgaggccaaatttatcaccttcagcatgttgatcttctgtgcagtgtggatcacttttattccagcttatgtcagctctcctgggaagttcagtgttgctgtagagatatttgctattctggcctccagttttggactgttaatttgtatttttattccaaaatgttacattatcttactgagaccagagaagaatacaaaaaagaatatgatgGGGAGAGGGGCATCAAAGACCATCTGAAatcttaaaatcttaaaacatacataaaatatgGAGGCAATAACAAAACTTTTACAAAATTATGTGTTAAATACATATACACTTGCATTTTTTCCACGCTATAATATGGGATTGGAATCATTGCAGTAAATTGTTTCATATCTATCtaatttatgttattatatgcAATTAAGTACAAATAGATGTCCATGGATTAGAATGTAATTTGTTATTGATTATTCAAAAACTGgaatagtttttaatttgtgatCAGAATACAAAGTATATGAACTATttttcacatgcacaaatatgTTGGCTTAACTTTTACCTTACCCTGGTCAGACAATTTCTCGCAGTTTTCCAGGATACAGCATGTTGTACCAAATAATATGGACAACCAACCTATAATGTTGTATACATTGGTATCAATAGCTGAAGAGAGCataatgtgtctttgtttccctgcttttcctgttttaatctagttattgttatttatcttatttGCATTTGCTTTTGTGAACATGACTCTGCATTAATGAGTACTTTTCCCTTCGTATCATGTGCTGGCACATAAAGCACTGGCATCCCAGTCACCCAATTTATTAGTGCCATCCGgcattcatatatatatatatatatatatatatatatatatacagaatatacagaATTAATACAGTAGCGCAATGGCAGTGCAGGCTGTGTAGCGGCGCATGAAAACAAATAGCAGAGAAAAGgagattattttttatatttaacccTACTGTAACCTCTTTGGCTTTCAGTACATCAGAGGAGTTCTTGGTCATGTAGGCATTTTATCTCTTGCAGAACCAGGTACTGCATTTTAACAGGCTGTTGTTGCACTTTGCTGTATGTTATGCCTCTTCTTGTCTCCCATGTTTCCTGTATATCTCTGGTATACATTATAGTctctcaaataaaaacatgaaaaacaagctatatatttaacaaattcaaaatgaaaaactcaCTGTACATGCTACCTGCCCAGTGTGAAATGTAAGATTAGCAATTAGCTAGTAAATGCAGCATAGCATTTTATGGTCATGGATGTTATGTTGTTTGCTTAATTAAAAGTGGAGCAAACTTTTAAAAAGCCACATATAACCACATATTGGTAAAGGAATTCTTGGTTTAGCAGCAGGTAGGTAGGtagcaaaacaaatattttcaaacaGTGATGCATGCTAAGATGACACAAAGGCAAATTCAACAGGTATTTTTTGGATAGAACAActcaaaatgaaatcaaactCTATACAATTTGGAGTTTGACTAACATACTCAACAGAAATTGTTGAATGTAATTTTAAAGAAATCATATAGAGAAGTTTTGTTGAAGGTAAATCAGTAGACAAGTACTCATAAGtcaactaaaatgtttttctcaacAAGCATTAAGTGGAGTTTAATTATACCTGGATTGTAGACAGCATTGTTTTAAAATTACCTGTGTAATCACCACTTCGACAATAAAATTACCACATAACAAACAAGGACAAGACATtgaaatttttaaattaaagaaacagtGGCTACACTACCTGGACATCTCAGAAAAAAGAAGCTGCAACAGATTTCTGAGGCAGATCCAGAAAAACCCTTGAGTTAGAAGATTTCTAAGCCAGGgaactaaaacaaacaactactgaACCAAAGCATTAGAAAAGTGGGCTCTAATATTCTTAAAATAATTAGTAAGCTACAGACATTTTCAGTGGAGCTTGTTCGGGCCAATGAATCAATGATATGCCTGGAGGAAAAAATGCGCTGAAAAGAAGACCCCacctattcaattcaattcaattcagttcagttttatttgtatagcgccaattcacaacagaagttatctcaaggca
It encodes:
- the LOC113173265 gene encoding LOW QUALITY PROTEIN: uncharacterized protein LOC113173265 (The sequence of the model RefSeq protein was modified relative to this genomic sequence to represent the inferred CDS: deleted 2 bases in 1 codon); this encodes MLFSIEEINNSTDLLPGISLGYKMYDTCGSIARSVKVALDLANGNEAASAPSEAPCNRAAQVQAIMGDTTSSTSMVIATVIGPFQIPQVSYYATCACLSDKIKYPSFLRTVPSDYYRSRGLAQLVKHFGWTWVGALRSNNDYGNKGMALFTETAQQLGICLEYSVAFFRTDPPERLQKIIDIIKASTSKVIVAFLTFPEMDVLMNKLSDQNVTGYQWVGSEGWIIDSQTAEKDRNHILDGAIGLSIPTAHVSGLREFILNLKPLNLLENTMLAEFWEALFNCKFKHLNSSTENQTECTGHEDLSGLQQSFIDMSLMAIFNNVYKGVYAVAHALHRILGCNKTCNYNVQLDPFMILQHIKKIHFKTKEGEEVYFNENGDPPAKYEIIHWQPTGNGVVDFVTVGLYDASLPADKQLSLQNKSLIWAQKSKQVPVSVCSEKCPPGTRKVLQKGKPVCCYDCIRCAEGEISNTTDSITCVRCQPEFWSNERRDACVKKEAEFLSYEEIMGALLTAASLFGTCMTAVVAFIFFRYRKTPIVRANNSELSFLLLFSLTLCFLCSLTFIGRPSEWSCMLRHTAFGITFVLCISCVLGKTMVVLMAFRASLPGSNVMKWFGPTQQRLSVLAFTLIQVVICILWLTISPPFPFRNLKELKDKIILECALGSTVGFWAVLGYIGLLASFCFILAFLARKLPDNFNEAKFITFSMLIFCAVWITFIPAYVSSPGKFSVAVEIFAILASSFGLLICIFIPKCYIILLRPEKNTKKNMMGKGAPNLFLSDSMTSPQKWPEWGWALLHLLLVASFSQAEELVCRQSGDLENPLLSTHGDIILGGIFSFHSSWKDRQETYKHRPLPLECTSLNFRDFQIAQAMLFAIEEINNSTDLLPGISLGYKMYDTCGSIARSVKVALALANGNEAVSALSEAPVLRSTQVQAIMGETSSSPSVAIATVIGPFHIPLISHFATCACLSDKTKYPSFLRTIPSDYYQSRALAQLVKHFGWTWVGAIRSNNDYGNNGIAIFTETAQQLGICLEYSVSFFRTDPPNKIQKIIDIIKLSTSKVIVAFLAHLDLDVLMYKFSQHNLTGYQWVGTEAWIFDSQTAEMDKQHILDGAIGLSIPRAHVSGFREFILDVKPVNLLENTMLAEFWEALFNCKVKQSNISRENESECTGHEDLSGLQHSFVDMSLMAIFNNVYKGVFAVAHALHRILGCNKTCNSNVQLDPFIILQHIRNIHFRTKEGEEVYFNENGDPPAKYEIINWQPTENGVVDFVTVGLYDASLPADKQLSLKNKSLVWPQNSKQVPVSVCSEKCPPGTRKVLQKGKPVCCYDCIRCAEGEISNTTDSITCVQCQPEFWSNDRRDACVKKEAEFLSYEEIMGALLTASSLFGTCMTAIVSFIFFRHRKTPIVRANNSELSFLLLFSLTLCFLCSLTFIGRPSEWSCMLRHTAFGITFVLCISCVLGKTMVVLMAFKASLPGSNVMKWFGPTQQRLSVLAFTLIQVVICILWLTISPPFPFRNLKELKDKIILECALGSTVGFWAVLGYIGLLASFCFILAFLARKLPDNFNEAKFITFSMLIFCAVWITFIPAYVSSPGKFSVAVEIFAILASSFGLLICIFIPKCYIILLRPEKNTKKNMMGRGASKTI